ATAAACGATAGAAGCAGCGCAcgaaaaaatcaatgattaGCCgtaattaaaaaaaaaaaaatttaagaTGGCTGTAAAACACAATACCTCTATCAACTAAGCAGCATTTCTAATTCCAGTTTGCTTCAGGTCCAGATCCGCCAAAcctttgttgttgttgtctcCACCTTCTTCACTTGCTTTCTCTCCTAGACGAAAATGGATTCTctgatattgttgattgGTGCCACAGGAATACTCGTCGTCACATTGGTGTTCACAATAGTATACTTGGCGATCTCGTTATGTTTAGACACCGATGAAGACAGCGAAGGTTATGATTTACCATCGAACTTACAGTTGAATCTAAACAAATACAACATGTTGAACAACTTCAAGGATTTCCAGAAGATGAGTGACTCGGAGAAACTAACACATCTACTGAAGACGGCATATTGTAAGTTGAATCCATTCAAATTGGAGCacattgaaatcaataccaataatATAACCACAGAGTCGTTGTTGATTAGAGATCGTGGAATTGCTGCATTTTACTTCAATGACTACTATGACCAGATCACCCCCCTGGTGgagaaattggaaaataccACAAATGTCAATGAACGCTCGTCGCTTCTGCTCAACCCGGAatctgaattttcaaataataacCTGCTCAATCTACTAAAATACTACCATTATGAAAGGATTCTAAATAAGTTCCCGCCATTTGTTGTCGAAGATTTGATTGAgttgaatttcaaatcaaacaagtCGGGAATGTTCTCCTATTCAACCATCCTCAATCTACCGCTGCCAACAACCAACAGAAAGAATAATATTGTGTATTTCGAAAGTAAGTTACTAAAGTTCAACAGCTCGAAGACTCAAATCAGCTTGGGCTTAGTTAGCGATCCCAACTACCCTAACTTTTTGCTACCGGGGGAAGTTCCTTACTCATTTGCAATCGAATCAAATGGCAAATTGAATATGACATCGAATGACGCTTCTGATGATATGATCGTACTACCCTATTTACAAGAAGGTGACGTGGTTGGGTTTGGGTACAAATCAATCACCGGCACTTTGTTTTTAACCCATAATGGTAAGTTGATCCACGAAATGATCAAAtacttcaaattcaagctCTATCCCTGTATTGGTATTAAGAACCTCCAGGAATCTGATAAGTTAGATCCAACCATAGTCAACGTGAATCTAGGCCAGTTGGGCTTTGTCTATATCGAGGCAAATGTGAAAAAATTAGGGTTTTgtgaaaacaaaaacgaTGGTCTGATTGGTGCTCCTCCGCTCTATAACATGCAGATTGACAGCAATGAAATTGTACTTGACAAGGGAGATGATATACCACCAACCTATCCGGACTCCTTCTTTGGTGACGTCAAAGTTCAACCAAACGATGAAAAGCTGACCACAATCAGTGATCCTCCAAGctacaataacaacaataataacaaaactaatgatgatgaagacaatAGCAATACAAAAATGACCGACGAAGAGTATGAGTTATTAACTACCTCGCAGAAGGAGCTTACAGGGACGTCCAATAGCGAGGTGGTTGGCCCTTCAAGTGATGATTTAGTTGGCACCATGAGTAACCAAACTGTGGAAACATTAACTAACGAGACAGTCGGAACATCGAATACAAAGcattccaagaaaaaactTAAGACtaaaagcaaaaacaaGGGCAAGAGCAAGGGCAAGAACAAGAGGAAAGGAAAACGGAGTAAGACGGCCTTCTAACTCTTCTAACCCTTTGTTTAAAAGATCCATTTGAccaccaaagaaaaaaaaaataaaaatcgAGAGTATCATGTCTTGAAACTATAAAAGGACGCGATTTCCCACGGTTTTACATTTTTGCGCTTCCATCTCAATTTGTCGTTCCTTTTCGTTCTAGTTATTGTTGCACTACAAACACAACGGATGTGCTAGTAATAGGAATTTCTGTACATATGTTGGTTTAAATGATGAACaatctgtttttttcaatacaATGGGAATCTCTCTGACATAATTAAcaatggagaagaaaaaaactaaaataaACTGATTTTTAAACCATATACATATGTTATATCCCTAGCGGTAATCTTGATAACCTTAtaaatctttctttgtttccttGTCGTCTTTGTCGTCCGCCTCTGTAGTGTCGGTATTCTTCTTGGAGTACTCTGCCCAAAGCTGATCGTActgcttcttcaatgtTTCGACATCAAGTTCTAACACTCTTGCCCTTTCTGCCAATTCTGGATCTGGCTTCTCGTTGGCAGCCTTGTCTCCCTCTCTTTGGGCTATCTTTCCAGATAGAAGATCATTGTGTTTGACTGTTGATTTTAAGAGCATCATAATAAACCAAATACAAACTTGAAATGACAATACAGCCCCCAGTATATACATGTTTCTCTGGGAATAAAACTTCCGTGATCTGGTTTCCCATAAGTTTTTCGAGTATTCAAtaacttcatcttcttttccaaTCATGCCAAAGCCATTCTTGAATGCATCAACAAACATAATTCCAATCAAAACATCAATAAAGGAAAGAATTATACTAATGTTGGGATTGGAAATCAATTTGTCATAGTTGCTAATTAAAACAGTCTGTAGTTTTGGTGGTAAAGGTAACAATAACAGCCCAACGATAACCATTTCGAGGGTGGTTAATGCAAATACTAGGCTCATTTGAATTGACATTGTCGGGTGTAGTAAGTCGTGACCGGAGGAT
The Pichia kudriavzevii chromosome 2, complete sequence DNA segment above includes these coding regions:
- a CDS encoding uncharacterized protein (PKUD0B12600; similar to Saccharomyces cerevisiae YKL065C (YET1) and YMR040W (YET2); ancestral locus Anc_2.603), which encodes MSIQMSLVFALTTLEMVIVGLLLLPLPPKLQTVLISNYDKLISNPNISIILSFIDVLIGIMFVDAFKNGFGMIGKEDEVIEYSKNLWETRSRKFYSQRNMYILGAVLSFQVCIWFIMMLLKSTVKHNDLLSGKIAQREGDKAANEKPDPELAERARVLELDVETLKKQYDQLWAEYSKKNTDTTEADDKDDKETKKDL
- a CDS encoding uncharacterized protein (PKUD0B12590; similar to Saccharomyces cerevisiae YKL124W (SSH4); ancestral locus Anc_2.448), with product MDSLILLIGATGILVVTLVFTIVYLAISLCLDTDEDSEGYDLPSNLQLNLNKYNMLNNFKDFQKMSDSEKLTHLLKTAYCKLNPFKLEHIEINTNNITTESLLIRDRGIAAFYFNDYYDQITPLVEKLENTTNVNERSSLLLNPESEFSNNNLLNLLKYYHYERILNKFPPFVVEDLIELNFKSNKSGMFSYSTILNLPLPTTNRKNNIVYFESKLLKFNSSKTQISLGLVSDPNYPNFLLPGEVPYSFAIESNGKLNMTSNDASDDMIVLPYLQEGDVVGFGYKSITGTLFLTHNGKLIHEMIKYFKFKLYPCIGIKNLQESDKLDPTIVNVNLGQLGFVYIEANVKKLGFCENKNDGLIGAPPLYNMQIDSNEIVLDKGDDIPPTYPDSFFGDVKVQPNDEKLTTISDPPSYNNNNNNKTNDDEDNSNTKMTDEEYELLTTSQKELTGTSNSEVVGPSSDDLVGTMSNQTVETLTNETVGTSNTKHSKKKLKTKSKNKGKSKGKNKRKGKRSKTAF